From the Alphaproteobacteria bacterium genome, one window contains:
- a CDS encoding ATP-binding protein: MARSRTPLRAIAGTVATLAAPPVAVAAILALADEIAWLWVLVIGLVTVAAVAPLVIGHQRGLTRIADYASGAAGRGEPAPQPAGTLADLAAAVGRLASGAAEQQRRAEQGVRSNATIIENLPNPLLLVDAAGSIVGANLAARATFGNRLVGQDLSSVSRAPALLDAMADVLDGAMKREVEFDQPVPVNRSFAAIVERLPQADGPDGDARPVAMVLVHDLTALKRTEQLRAEFVANVSHELRTPLSALIGFIETLATAAKNDPKARERFLGLMDEQGRRMTRLIDDLLSLSKIELDEHTRPADRVDLGARARAVLHGLDQRARSRGITLTLDLQDPAAVVLGDADQIYEVLENLVENAIRYSRENSTVTVRIWRAAARDAGGDGEGTVGMAVIDQGEGIAREHIPRITERFYRVDKARSRAMGGTGLGLAIVKHIVSRHRAALQIESKVGEGSTFTVYWPAAARPARADRAAAAE, translated from the coding sequence ATGGCGCGATCGCGGACCCCGCTGCGAGCGATCGCCGGCACGGTCGCGACGCTGGCCGCGCCGCCCGTTGCCGTGGCCGCGATCCTGGCGCTGGCCGACGAGATCGCCTGGCTGTGGGTGCTGGTCATCGGGCTGGTCACCGTCGCCGCGGTCGCGCCGCTGGTGATCGGCCACCAGCGCGGCCTGACCCGCATCGCCGACTATGCCAGCGGCGCCGCCGGCCGTGGCGAGCCCGCGCCGCAGCCGGCTGGCACGCTGGCCGACCTGGCGGCGGCGGTCGGACGGCTGGCCAGCGGCGCGGCCGAGCAGCAGCGCCGCGCCGAGCAGGGCGTGCGCAGCAACGCGACCATCATCGAGAACCTGCCCAACCCGCTGCTGCTGGTCGACGCGGCCGGCAGCATCGTCGGCGCCAACCTGGCCGCCCGCGCCACTTTCGGCAACCGCCTGGTCGGCCAGGACCTGAGTTCGGTCAGCCGCGCGCCGGCGCTGCTCGACGCCATGGCCGACGTGCTGGACGGCGCCATGAAGCGCGAGGTCGAGTTCGACCAGCCGGTGCCGGTCAACCGCAGCTTCGCCGCCATCGTCGAGCGGCTGCCGCAGGCGGATGGCCCGGACGGCGACGCCCGCCCGGTGGCGATGGTGCTGGTCCACGACCTGACCGCGCTGAAGCGCACCGAGCAGCTGCGCGCCGAGTTCGTCGCCAACGTCAGCCACGAGCTGCGCACGCCGCTGAGCGCGCTGATCGGCTTCATCGAGACGCTGGCGACCGCGGCGAAGAACGACCCCAAGGCGCGCGAACGCTTCCTCGGCCTGATGGACGAGCAGGGCCGGCGGATGACCCGGCTGATCGACGACCTGCTGTCGCTGTCGAAGATCGAGCTGGACGAGCACACCCGCCCCGCCGACCGGGTCGACCTCGGCGCCCGCGCCCGCGCCGTGTTGCACGGCCTCGACCAGCGGGCGAGAAGCCGCGGCATCACGCTGACCCTCGACCTGCAGGACCCGGCCGCCGTCGTGCTCGGCGACGCCGACCAGATCTACGAGGTGCTGGAGAACCTGGTCGAGAACGCCATCCGCTACAGCCGCGAGAACAGCACCGTGACCGTGCGGATCTGGCGGGCGGCGGCGCGCGATGCCGGCGGCGATGGCGAGGGCACGGTCGGCATGGCGGTGATCGACCAGGGCGAGGGCATCGCCCGCGAGCACATCCCGCGCATCACCGAGCGGTTCTATCGCGTCGACAAGGCGCGCTCGCGCGCGATGGGCGGCACCGGCCTGGGGCTGGCCATCGTCAAGCACATCGTCAGCCGCCACCGCGCCGCGCTGCAGATCGAAAGCAAGGTCGGCGAGGGCAGCACCTTCACCGTCTACTGGCCCGCCGCCGCCAGGCCGGCCCGCGCCGATCGGGCCGCCGCAGCGGAATAG
- a CDS encoding substrate-binding domain-containing protein, which produces MTKTWSRAMAIGGVAVVAGASLGAEAQAQNRDYISIVGSSTVFPFATAVAEEFANTSDFPAPVIESTGSGGGFSLFCAGAGIDTPDITNASRAIKSSEVEACAANGVDAITEVTIGYDGIVMANSNAAPTYGLTRAQIWLALAKTVPVDGALVPNPHTFWSDIDPSLPPNPIEVLGPPPTSGTRDAFVELVMDHGCEAFAEVEALEGDAKKEVCQSMREDGLFIEAGENDNLIVQKLQANPNSLGIFGFSFLDQNMDTLHGSAIDGVAPTFEAIADSSYPVSRPLFFYVKNAHVGVVPGMQEYVTAFTDEAAWGPDGYLSAIGLIPLPDDARADMAASARSLTPMN; this is translated from the coding sequence ATGACAAAGACCTGGTCGCGTGCCATGGCCATCGGCGGCGTCGCCGTGGTTGCCGGCGCCAGCCTGGGCGCCGAAGCGCAGGCGCAGAACCGTGACTACATCAGCATCGTCGGCTCGTCGACGGTGTTCCCGTTCGCGACCGCGGTGGCGGAGGAGTTCGCCAACACCTCCGATTTCCCGGCCCCGGTGATCGAATCCACCGGCTCGGGCGGCGGCTTCAGCCTGTTCTGCGCCGGCGCCGGCATCGACACGCCGGACATCACCAACGCCTCGCGCGCGATCAAGTCGTCCGAGGTCGAGGCCTGCGCCGCCAACGGCGTCGACGCCATCACCGAGGTGACGATCGGCTACGACGGCATCGTGATGGCGAACTCCAACGCCGCGCCGACCTACGGCCTGACCCGTGCCCAGATCTGGCTTGCGCTGGCCAAGACCGTGCCGGTCGACGGCGCGCTGGTGCCCAACCCGCACACCTTCTGGAGCGACATCGACCCGTCGCTGCCGCCGAACCCGATCGAGGTGCTGGGCCCGCCGCCGACATCCGGCACCCGCGACGCCTTCGTCGAGCTGGTCATGGACCACGGCTGCGAGGCATTCGCGGAGGTCGAGGCGCTGGAAGGCGACGCCAAGAAGGAGGTCTGCCAGTCGATGCGCGAGGACGGCCTGTTCATCGAGGCCGGCGAGAACGACAACCTGATCGTGCAGAAGCTGCAGGCCAACCCGAACTCGCTGGGCATCTTCGGCTTCAGCTTCCTCGACCAGAACATGGACACGCTGCACGGCTCTGCCATCGACGGCGTCGCGCCGACCTTCGAGGCGATCGCCGACAGCAGCTATCCGGTGTCGCGGCCGCTGTTCTTCTACGTGAAGAACGCGCATGTCGGCGTCGTGCCGGGGATGCAGGAGTACGTGACCGCCTTCACCGACGAGGCGGCCTGGGGCCCGGACGGCTATCTGTCCGCCATCGGCCTGATCCCGCTGCCGGACGACGCGCGCGCCGACATGGCCGCCTCTGCCCGCAGCCTGACGCCGATGAACTGA
- the pstA gene encoding phosphate ABC transporter permease PstA, translating into MTDIAATPDAAGALPRGPLVLSPAQIRKRYRAERRFRFYGQIAIGLALLMLGILTVTIVGKGWSAFYTYELELAVALDEAVIDPDGTRDPATLSGANYKKVVDTALAALFPDVSGRNDTRELNALMSDGARYAVRQMVLDDPNLIGQTVTIAVPLADDAIQVLKGNAPRPRPGDTLTRVSEQQMGWLDSLEERGLIESAADWGFFTTADSRKPELAGIWSAVVGSLYTMLVTLVLAFPIAVAAAIYLEEFAPKNLWTDLIEININNLAAVPSIVFGLLGLAVFLNVFGLPRSAPVAGGMVLALMTLPTIIIATRAALKAVPPSIREGALGMGASHQQAIQHHVLPLAMPGILTGTIIGMAQALGETAPLIMIGMVAFIASVPADPLSPATVLPVQIFIWSDSPERGFVEKTSAAIMVLLAFLVLMNGVAIYLRKKFERRW; encoded by the coding sequence ATGACTGACATCGCCGCTACACCGGACGCAGCCGGCGCGCTGCCCCGGGGCCCGCTGGTCCTCTCGCCGGCCCAGATCCGCAAGCGCTATCGCGCCGAACGTCGCTTCCGCTTCTATGGCCAGATCGCGATCGGCCTGGCGCTGCTGATGCTCGGCATCCTCACGGTCACCATCGTCGGCAAGGGCTGGTCGGCCTTCTACACCTACGAGCTGGAGCTGGCCGTCGCGCTGGACGAGGCCGTGATCGACCCGGACGGCACCCGCGACCCGGCGACGCTGTCCGGCGCCAACTACAAGAAGGTGGTCGACACCGCCCTCGCCGCCCTGTTCCCGGACGTCTCCGGCCGCAACGACACGCGGGAACTCAACGCGCTGATGAGCGACGGCGCACGCTATGCGGTGCGCCAGATGGTCCTGGACGACCCGAACCTGATCGGCCAGACGGTCACCATCGCCGTTCCGTTGGCCGACGATGCCATCCAGGTGCTCAAGGGCAACGCGCCGCGTCCCCGCCCCGGCGACACGCTGACACGGGTCAGCGAGCAGCAGATGGGCTGGCTCGATTCGCTGGAAGAGCGGGGCCTGATCGAGAGCGCGGCCGACTGGGGCTTCTTCACCACCGCCGACAGCCGCAAGCCGGAGCTCGCCGGGATCTGGAGCGCGGTGGTCGGCAGCCTGTACACCATGCTGGTCACGCTGGTGCTGGCCTTCCCGATCGCCGTCGCCGCGGCGATCTACCTGGAAGAGTTCGCGCCGAAGAACCTGTGGACCGACCTGATCGAGATCAACATCAACAATCTGGCCGCGGTGCCGTCGATCGTGTTCGGCCTGCTCGGGCTTGCCGTGTTCCTCAACGTGTTCGGCCTGCCGCGCTCCGCGCCGGTCGCCGGCGGCATGGTGCTGGCGCTGATGACCCTGCCGACCATCATCATCGCCACCCGCGCCGCGCTGAAGGCGGTGCCGCCGTCGATCCGCGAGGGCGCGCTGGGCATGGGCGCCTCGCACCAGCAGGCGATCCAGCACCATGTGCTGCCGCTGGCGATGCCCGGCATCCTGACCGGCACCATCATCGGCATGGCGCAGGCCCTGGGCGAGACCGCGCCGCTGATCATGATCGGCATGGTCGCCTTCATCGCCTCGGTGCCGGCCGACCCGCTGAGCCCGGCGACCGTGCTGCCGGTGCAGATCTTCATCTGGTCGGACAGCCCCGAACGCGGCTTCGTCGAGAAGACCAGCGCGGCGATCATGGTGCTGCTCGCCTTCCTGGTGCTGATGAACGGGGTGGCGATCTACCTGCGCAAGAAATTCGAGAGACGGTGGTAG
- the pstB gene encoding phosphate ABC transporter ATP-binding protein PstB, protein MARDVSVFYGQKQALFDVNLDIHENEVISLIGPSGCGKSTFLRCINRMNDTIEGCRVTGGLSIDGQDIHDPRLDVVQLRARVGMVFQKPNPFPKSIYDNVAYGPRLHGMAKDRAGLDQLVEHSLRRAGLWEEVKDRLEASGTGLSGGQQQRLCIARAIAVNPEVVLMDEPCSALDPIATARIEELIDELRESFTIVIVTHSMQQAARVSQKTAFFHLGILVEHGETEQIFTSPNEKRTHDYITGRFG, encoded by the coding sequence ATGGCGCGCGACGTGAGCGTCTTCTACGGCCAGAAGCAGGCGCTGTTCGATGTCAATCTCGACATCCACGAGAACGAGGTGATCTCGCTGATCGGCCCGTCGGGCTGCGGCAAGTCCACCTTCCTGCGCTGCATCAACCGGATGAACGACACCATCGAGGGCTGCCGCGTCACCGGCGGGCTCAGCATCGACGGTCAGGACATCCACGACCCGCGGCTGGACGTGGTGCAGCTGCGCGCCCGTGTCGGCATGGTGTTCCAGAAGCCGAACCCGTTCCCCAAGTCGATCTACGACAACGTCGCCTACGGCCCGCGGCTGCACGGGATGGCCAAGGACCGCGCCGGACTGGACCAGCTGGTCGAGCACAGCCTGCGGCGCGCCGGCCTGTGGGAGGAGGTGAAGGACCGGCTCGAGGCCTCCGGCACCGGCCTGTCCGGCGGCCAGCAGCAGCGGCTGTGCATCGCCCGCGCCATCGCGGTCAACCCGGAAGTGGTGCTGATGGACGAGCCGTGCTCGGCGCTGGACCCGATCGCCACCGCCCGGATCGAGGAGCTGATCGACGAGCTGCGCGAAAGCTTCACCATCGTCATCGTCACCCACTCGATGCAGCAGGCCGCGCGCGTGTCGCAGAAGACCGCCTTCTTCCACCTCGGCATCCTGGTCGAGCACGGCGAGACCGAGCAGATCTTCACCAGCCCGAACGAGAAGCGCACCCACGACTACATCACCGGCCGCTTCGGCTGA
- the phoU gene encoding phosphate signaling complex protein PhoU — MPTTEKTSHTVKAFDDELKALNHMVARMGGRAENQLNTAIQALVQRNAELASRVVEADAEIDHAEQQIAEHAVRTLALRQPMASDLRDIIGALKISTDLERVGDYAANVAKRAIALSQMPATRQSGAIQRMGRLTQQQMKSVLDAFIERDTAIARQVWERDAEVDEMYNSLFRELLTYMMEDARSISACTHLLFIAKNIERIGDHTTNIAETIHFMVTGSYVIDQRPKSDSANFAVIDSGRDDEADGPGA, encoded by the coding sequence ATGCCGACCACCGAAAAGACGAGCCACACGGTCAAGGCCTTCGACGACGAGCTGAAGGCGCTGAACCACATGGTCGCCCGCATGGGCGGCCGGGCCGAGAACCAGCTCAACACCGCGATCCAGGCGCTGGTCCAGCGCAATGCCGAGCTGGCCTCGCGCGTGGTCGAGGCCGACGCCGAGATCGACCATGCCGAGCAGCAGATCGCCGAGCACGCGGTGCGCACGCTGGCCCTGCGCCAGCCGATGGCCAGCGACCTGCGCGACATCATCGGCGCGCTGAAGATCTCCACCGACCTGGAGCGGGTCGGCGACTATGCCGCCAACGTCGCCAAGCGTGCGATCGCGCTGAGCCAGATGCCGGCGACCCGCCAGTCCGGCGCGATCCAGCGCATGGGCCGGCTGACCCAGCAGCAGATGAAGAGCGTGCTCGACGCCTTCATCGAGCGCGACACCGCCATCGCCCGCCAGGTGTGGGAGCGCGATGCCGAGGTCGACGAGATGTACAACAGCCTGTTCCGCGAGCTGCTGACCTACATGATGGAGGACGCGCGCAGCATCTCGGCCTGCACCCACCTGCTGTTCATCGCCAAGAACATCGAGCGGATCGGCGACCACACCACCAACATCGCCGAGACCATCCATTTCATGGTCACCGGCAGCTACGTCATCGACCAGCGCCCGAAATCGGACAGCGCGAACTTCGCGGTGATCGACAGCGGCCGCGATGACGAGGCCGACGGGCCCGGCGCCTGA
- the phoB gene encoding phosphate regulon transcriptional regulator PhoB has translation MEPLILIAEDEPSIVEMVKYNLEHEGFRTATALDGDEALIAVAEHKPDLVLLDWMLPHVSGLEICRQLRRGNATRDLPIIMLTARGEEPDRVRGLESGADDYVVKPFSPGELMARIRALLRRSTATGRSETLSYGDLSMDLTAHRVTRGGRAIHLGPTEYRLLRHFLSHPGRVFSREQLLDAVWGRDVYVEPRTVDVHIRRLRRAINASGEADVIRTVRSAGYALDSTMEETA, from the coding sequence ATGGAACCACTGATCCTGATCGCGGAGGACGAGCCGTCGATCGTGGAGATGGTCAAGTACAACCTGGAGCACGAGGGCTTCCGCACCGCCACCGCGCTGGACGGCGACGAGGCCCTGATCGCGGTGGCCGAGCACAAGCCCGACCTGGTCCTGCTCGACTGGATGCTGCCGCATGTCTCCGGCCTGGAGATCTGCCGCCAGCTGCGCCGCGGCAACGCCACCCGCGACCTGCCGATCATCATGCTGACCGCCCGCGGCGAGGAACCGGACCGGGTGCGCGGCCTGGAGAGCGGCGCCGACGACTATGTGGTCAAGCCGTTCAGCCCCGGCGAGCTGATGGCCCGCATCCGCGCGCTGCTGCGCCGCTCGACCGCGACCGGGCGGTCGGAGACGCTGAGCTACGGCGACCTGTCGATGGACCTGACCGCCCACCGCGTCACCCGCGGCGGCCGCGCCATCCACCTGGGCCCGACCGAATACCGGCTGCTGCGCCACTTCCTGTCGCATCCCGGCCGGGTATTCTCGCGCGAGCAGCTGCTGGACGCGGTGTGGGGCCGCGACGTCTATGTCGAGCCGCGCACGGTCGACGTCCACATCCGCCGCCTGCGCCGGGCGATCAACGCCAGCGGCGAGGCCGACGTCATCCGCACCGTCCGCTCGGCCGGCTATGCGCTCGATTCGACGATGGAGGAAACCGCCTGA
- a CDS encoding VOC family protein, with the protein MSAHIAAVALLVPDYDAGLDFYVGRLGFALVEDTDLGDGKRWVLVAPPGARETRLLLAKAASPAQAAAVGNQAGGRVFLFLATDDFARDHAAFTAAGVRFLEPPRHEAYGTVAVFADPWGNRWDLIQPA; encoded by the coding sequence CTGAGCGCGCACATCGCCGCCGTTGCCCTGCTGGTGCCCGACTACGACGCCGGGCTCGACTTCTATGTCGGCCGGCTCGGCTTCGCGCTGGTGGAAGACACCGACCTCGGCGACGGCAAGCGCTGGGTGCTGGTGGCGCCGCCCGGCGCGCGCGAGACCCGGCTGCTGCTGGCCAAGGCGGCAAGCCCGGCCCAGGCCGCCGCGGTCGGCAACCAGGCCGGCGGCCGCGTGTTCCTGTTCCTCGCCACCGACGATTTCGCCCGCGATCACGCCGCCTTCACCGCCGCCGGCGTCCGCTTCCTGGAGCCGCCGCGGCACGAGGCCTATGGCACCGTCGCCGTCTTCGCCGACCCGTGGGGCAATCGGTGGGACCTGATCCAGCCGGCCTGA
- a CDS encoding extracellular solute-binding protein, which translates to MGVNGRRGADRLAGVLLAALALGPAAALGQESGPHGGIVSHAMTMIGEPKYGPGFDHLSYADPDAPQGGTMRQYVVGTFDSLNPYILAGVSAAGQQLYGETLMGRVWDEPFTLYGLLAESVEMPEDRSWVVFTLRPEARWHDGTPVTADDIKFSIETMLRDGSPRRQQYAPMVASVAALDARTVRIDFTDQANRETPMIMGLMPIVSQAWFATHSFTEPGLEPMLASGPYRVAAVDAGRSVVLERVPDYWGADLGLNRGLYNFDRWEFAYFRDGTVAREAFFAGNYDVRPEPSPTQWATAYDMPAVTSGDIVREEIPNNRPSGLRGLVFNTRRAQFEDRRVREAIAYAFDFPAMNQTLFYGAYTRTEGMFDNSPLAFSGVPEGREAELLAAVAADLPAGIMTEPYVVPGTAPGATVRGNLGQAVALLAEAGWTVRDGALVDAAGTPFAFEILLVDAGDEKVALGFADTLGRLGMQVSVRTVDSAQYQERRNNFDFDMTVNLWGVTLSPGNEQRQYWSSAQADQPGSRNLAGVKSPAIDALIDALTNARSADELTAAARALDRAVMWGHYAVPLYHATADRWAYWNTLCHTPEPSLYGTVLEAWWHCARE; encoded by the coding sequence ATGGGCGTCAACGGACGGCGCGGGGCGGATCGGCTGGCGGGCGTGCTGCTTGCGGCGCTGGCGCTGGGGCCGGCGGCGGCCCTGGGCCAGGAGTCCGGCCCGCACGGCGGCATCGTCAGCCATGCGATGACGATGATCGGCGAGCCGAAATACGGCCCCGGTTTCGACCACCTGTCCTATGCCGACCCCGACGCGCCGCAGGGCGGCACGATGCGCCAGTATGTGGTCGGCACCTTCGACAGCCTCAATCCCTACATCCTGGCCGGCGTCTCCGCCGCGGGCCAGCAGCTCTACGGCGAGACGCTGATGGGCCGGGTATGGGACGAGCCGTTCACGCTGTACGGCCTGCTCGCCGAATCGGTGGAGATGCCGGAGGACCGCAGCTGGGTGGTGTTCACCCTCAGGCCGGAGGCGCGCTGGCACGACGGCACGCCGGTGACCGCCGACGACATCAAGTTCTCGATCGAGACCATGCTGCGCGACGGCTCGCCCCGGCGGCAGCAATACGCCCCGATGGTGGCGTCGGTCGCCGCGCTGGACGCCCGCACGGTCCGCATCGACTTCACCGACCAGGCCAACCGCGAGACCCCGATGATCATGGGGCTGATGCCGATCGTCTCGCAGGCGTGGTTCGCGACTCACAGCTTCACCGAGCCGGGCCTGGAGCCGATGTTGGCCAGCGGGCCCTATCGCGTCGCCGCGGTCGATGCCGGCCGCAGCGTCGTCCTCGAACGCGTGCCCGACTACTGGGGCGCCGACCTGGGGCTGAACCGCGGGCTGTACAACTTCGACCGCTGGGAGTTCGCCTATTTCCGCGACGGTACGGTGGCGCGCGAGGCGTTCTTCGCCGGCAATTACGATGTCCGGCCGGAGCCGTCGCCGACCCAGTGGGCCACCGCCTACGACATGCCGGCGGTGACCAGCGGCGACATCGTGCGCGAGGAGATCCCGAACAACCGGCCGTCGGGGCTGCGCGGGCTGGTGTTCAACACCCGGCGGGCGCAGTTCGAGGACCGGCGGGTGCGCGAGGCGATCGCCTATGCCTTCGACTTCCCGGCCATGAACCAGACCCTGTTCTACGGCGCCTATACCCGCACCGAGGGCATGTTCGACAACTCGCCGCTGGCCTTTTCCGGCGTGCCGGAGGGGCGCGAGGCCGAACTGCTGGCCGCGGTCGCCGCAGACCTGCCGGCCGGCATCATGACCGAGCCCTATGTGGTGCCGGGCACCGCGCCGGGCGCCACGGTGCGCGGCAACCTGGGCCAGGCGGTGGCGCTGCTGGCCGAGGCCGGCTGGACCGTGCGCGACGGCGCGCTGGTCGATGCCGCCGGCACGCCCTTCGCCTTCGAGATCCTGCTGGTCGATGCCGGCGACGAGAAGGTCGCGCTCGGCTTCGCCGACACGCTCGGCCGGCTCGGCATGCAGGTCTCCGTCCGCACCGTCGACAGCGCCCAGTACCAGGAGCGGCGCAACAATTTCGACTTCGACATGACCGTGAACCTTTGGGGGGTGACCCTGTCGCCCGGCAACGAGCAGCGGCAATACTGGTCCAGCGCCCAGGCCGACCAGCCGGGCAGCCGCAACCTGGCCGGGGTGAAGAGCCCGGCGATCGACGCGCTGATCGACGCCCTGACCAACGCGCGCAGCGCCGACGAGTTGACCGCCGCCGCCCGCGCGCTCGACCGCGCCGTGATGTGGGGCCACTACGCCGTGCCGCTGTACCACGCCACCGCCGACCGCTGGGCCTATTGGAACACGCTGTGCCACACGCCGGAGCCGTCGCTGTACGGCACGGTGCTGGAGGCCTGGTGGCACTGCGCCCGCGAATAA
- a CDS encoding adenosine kinase, producing MARTTTETTRDVVGIGNAIIDILAHADEAFLGKHALTKGAMNLVDDAFASRLYESMPPAVEASGGSCANTMAGVASFGGKAGYIGKVRDDDFGRIFRHDIRAIGVDFETAPSRDGAPTARSLILITPDAQRTMHTYLGACVELGPDDVDPAFVQSAQITYLEGYLWDPPAAKQALLKAAEAAHAARRKVSLTLSDPFCVERHRDSFRDLIAGHIDVLFANEAEILSLYRVKDFADAVAAVRLDCTVAALTRSEKGSVVVAGDTVIELAAEPIEHLVDTTGAGDQYAAGFLFGYARGRPLAECGRLGGLAAAEVIGHLGPRPDRPLSDLLAAVEDAG from the coding sequence ATGGCAAGGACGACCACCGAGACAACGCGCGACGTTGTCGGCATCGGCAACGCGATCATCGACATCCTCGCCCACGCCGACGAGGCCTTCCTCGGCAAGCACGCGCTGACCAAGGGCGCCATGAACCTGGTCGACGACGCCTTCGCCTCGCGGCTGTACGAATCGATGCCGCCGGCGGTGGAGGCCTCGGGCGGCTCATGCGCCAACACCATGGCCGGCGTCGCCTCGTTCGGCGGCAAGGCCGGCTATATCGGCAAGGTGCGCGACGACGATTTCGGCCGCATCTTCCGCCACGACATCCGGGCCATCGGCGTCGACTTCGAGACCGCGCCGTCGCGGGACGGCGCGCCGACGGCGCGCAGCCTGATCCTGATCACGCCCGATGCGCAGCGCACCATGCACACCTATCTCGGCGCCTGCGTCGAGCTGGGGCCGGACGACGTCGACCCCGCCTTCGTGCAATCGGCGCAGATCACCTATCTGGAAGGCTACCTGTGGGACCCGCCGGCGGCGAAGCAGGCGCTGCTGAAGGCGGCGGAGGCGGCGCACGCGGCCCGGCGCAAGGTCTCGCTGACGCTGTCGGACCCGTTCTGCGTCGAGCGCCACCGCGACTCGTTCCGCGACCTGATCGCCGGCCATATCGACGTGCTGTTCGCCAACGAGGCGGAGATCCTGTCGCTGTACCGGGTGAAGGACTTCGCCGACGCGGTGGCGGCGGTGCGGCTGGACTGCACGGTGGCGGCGCTGACCCGCAGCGAGAAGGGCTCGGTCGTGGTCGCCGGCGACACGGTGATCGAGCTGGCCGCGGAGCCGATCGAGCACCTGGTCGACACCACCGGCGCCGGCGACCAGTATGCCGCCGGCTTCCTGTTCGGCTACGCCCGCGGCCGGCCGCTGGCCGAGTGCGGCCGGCTGGGCGGCCTGGCCGCGGCCGAGGTGATCGGGCACTTGGGCCCGCGCCCGGACCGGCCGCTGTCGGACTTACTGGCGGCGGTCGAAGACGCCGGCTGA
- a CDS encoding polymer-forming cytoskeletal protein — MFRKDRGMDRPTRSKTAQRGSEAQPRLDPAKIAASGAPAAKPAAPGRAASSADADAPAANRASWPRPTGNATPNRLSALLGEPVTRPIAPQPEAAPSEPRRETGKRMHIGQDISISGEITTCDVLVIDGHVDATVRDCGRLEIGPAGTLKGDIEVRNAEIGGRFDGELKVADRLTVRGTGRVHGKIRYGRLEVTVGGQLRGDIAPAEPAEPATAAAAPAAPAQIPAARPDSAERPSAASILRPRDGATAPTPANAEAGPAATGTDTGEAASPAARRDLTAAE; from the coding sequence ATGTTCCGCAAAGACCGCGGCATGGACCGGCCGACCCGCAGCAAGACCGCGCAGCGCGGCAGCGAGGCCCAGCCTCGCCTGGACCCGGCCAAGATCGCCGCGTCCGGGGCGCCGGCGGCGAAGCCGGCCGCACCCGGCCGCGCCGCATCGTCCGCCGATGCCGATGCGCCGGCGGCCAATCGCGCCTCCTGGCCGCGCCCGACCGGCAACGCCACGCCGAACCGGCTGAGCGCGCTGCTGGGCGAGCCGGTGACCCGGCCGATCGCCCCGCAGCCGGAGGCGGCACCCAGCGAGCCGCGCCGCGAGACCGGCAAGCGCATGCACATCGGCCAGGACATCTCGATCAGCGGCGAGATCACCACCTGCGACGTGCTGGTCATCGACGGCCATGTCGACGCCACGGTGCGCGACTGCGGCCGCCTTGAGATCGGCCCGGCCGGCACGCTGAAGGGCGACATCGAGGTGCGCAACGCGGAAATCGGCGGGCGTTTCGACGGCGAGCTGAAGGTCGCCGACCGGCTGACCGTGCGCGGCACCGGCCGGGTGCACGGCAAGATCCGCTATGGCCGGCTGGAAGTCACCGTCGGCGGCCAGCTGCGCGGCGACATCGCCCCCGCCGAACCGGCGGAGCCGGCGACCGCCGCCGCCGCCCCGGCCGCACCCGCGCAGATTCCGGCCGCCCGGCCGGACAGCGCGGAGCGGCCCAGTGCCGCCTCGATCCTGCGGCCGCGCGACGGCGCCACCGCCCCGACGCCGGCAAATGCCGAGGCCGGCCCGGCCGCGACCGGCACGGACACCGGCGAGGCCGCGTCACCGGCGGCGCGCCGGGACCTGACCGCGGCGGAATAG